The Mytilus galloprovincialis chromosome 7, xbMytGall1.hap1.1, whole genome shotgun sequence genome has a window encoding:
- the LOC143082398 gene encoding nuclear pore complex protein Nup50-like, whose translation MAKRRADKELTDRNWDDEDEPEEAGEIQLATEESLKGRQILKGKRRGAAPVQNKEFSGFSGFSFKPTAASTPFSFNVRSVTNGGSEKDEKQTEKTKESENGQAKTLPASNGAEKKKGSYLSSLKNLNESVLSWIKSHVDKNPFCILTPVFKDYEKHLEEIMKNKDGEKTETGDKSKGETDTKTAPTFPLGNSLMSPTSLTTENKPSVASFAFGNSPNSKTATTTETKPLGTGFQFGSSLTKPTGFGSIPTTTAAFGASSTTTTGFGTSSTASGFSGFGFKSSTESKPTSGFSFAVNKPAGESGASQEEDDEYVPPQAESKEVPEEGSVHSIKCKLFYQKDGAWTERGVGFLHLKIIDEKLQLVVRADTTLGNIILNIILSPSIPLKRQGKNNVSMICVPNPPVDKKADPSKPVPMMIRVKTLEDADQLLEKMEELRKKD comes from the exons ATGGCAAAGAGACGAGCAGATAAAGAATTAACTGACAGAAATTGGGACGATGAAGATGAACCAGAAGAG GCAGGGGAAATCCAGCTTGCCACTGAAGAATCATTAAAAGGAAGACAAATTCTGAAAGGAAAAAGGAGAGGTGCAGCTCCAGTTCAG AACAAAGAATTCAGTGGGTTTTCTGGTTTTAGTTTCAAACCTACAGCAGCTAGCACACCATTCTCTTTTAATGTTAGATCGGTAACTAATGGTGGGTcggaaaaagatgaaaaacaaacGGAGAAAACAAAAGAATCTGAAAATGGACAAGCAAAGACACTTCCAGCATCAAATGGTGCTGAGAAAAAGAAAGGATCTTATTTGTCAAGTTTGAAAAATTTGAATGAAAGTGTATTATCATGGATAAAAAGTCATGTTGATAAGAATCCATTTTGTATATTGACTCCTGTATTTAAAGACTACGAGAAACATTTAGaagaaataatgaaaaataaagatggaGAGAAAACAGAAACTGGAGACAAATCAAAAGGAGAAACAGACACAA aaacagCTCCAACATTTCCCCTTGGAAATTCTCTTATGTCACCAACATCTTTAACAACAGAAAACAAGCCATCTGTTGCAAGTTTTGCATTTGGTAATTCTCCAAATTCTAAAACAGCAACAACTACAGAGACCAAACCATTGGGAACTGGTTTCCAGTTTGGATCCAGTTTAACTAAACCAACTGGGTTTGGTTCTATTCCTACCACAACTGCAGCCTTTGGTGCCAGCTCAACTACAACAACTGGTTTTGGTACCAGCTCAACAGCTTCTGGTTTCTCAGGGTTTGGTTTCAAGTCTTCCACAGAGAGTAAACCTACATCTGGTTTCTCGTTTGCTGTAAACAAGCCAGCTGGAGAGAGTGGTGCTAGTCAag AAGAAGATGATGAATATGTGCCTCCTCAAGCAGAATCTAAAGAGGTTCCAGAGGAGGGATCAGTACACTCCATCAA ATGTAAGCTGTTTTATCAGAAAGATGGAGCTTGGACAGAGAGAGGTGTAGGATTTTTACATCTGAAGATAATTGATGAAAAGTTACAACTTGTAGTTCGAGCTGATACTACCCTAG GCAACATAATCTTGAACATTATACTGTCTCCATCTATACCACTGAAAAGACAAGGCAAAAACAATGTGAGCATGATATGTGTACCCAATCCTCCTGTGGACAAAAAAGCTGATCCTTCCAAACCTGTTCCTATGATGATACGAGTAAAAACTTTGGAGGACGCAGATCAACTACTAGAAAAAATGGAAGAATTGAGAAAGAAAGATTGA
- the LOC143082397 gene encoding digestive cysteine proteinase 1-like: protein MKLILFFTATFVSASFAVVDLNGQWNRWKTDFDKYYSNSEDEANKRAVWEMNLEYVNAHNNDVQSEFRLAMNEFADQESPKRPHIKTDSEREYEEIEHNWTFLPSTFDWRTKGAIGPVQNQGQLGQVLSIAAIEIMESYEFIKNRRSIPLSLQEVVDCCIHGSELVTPVFNCIHNIGGLCSMADYPTHGSAGQCRNTSCTSVVRNMGTMAVAEGNEDQLQIAVLHFPVMAVIDASHQSFQLYRSGVYDEPKCSSTKLDHAVQIVGYGSEGGKDYWIVKNSWGVNWGMQGYILMRRNKNNQCGIASDATYPV, encoded by the exons atgaaattgattttatttttcacgGCAACCTTTGTGTCGGCTTCTTTTGCTGTAGTTGATCTGAATGGTCAATGGAATCGGTGGAAAACTGACTTTgacaaatattacagtaattcAGAAGATGAAGCTAACAAGCGTGCCGTGTGGGAGATGAACCTGGAATATGTTAATGCACACAACAATGATGTACAGTCAGAATTCAGATTGGCAATGAACGAATTTGCTGACCAG GAATCACCAAAACGTCCGCATATTAAAACTGATTCTGAAAGAGAGTATGAAGAGATTGAACACAATTGGACTTTTTTACCGTCTACTTTTGATTGGAGAACAAAAGGTGCAATAGGTCCTGTGCAAAATCAAGGCCAGCTGGGACAAGTACTTTCAATTGCAGCTATAG AAATTATGGAAAgctatgaatttataaaaaatagacGTTCGATTCCATTAAGCTTGCAAGAAGTAGTGGACTGCTGTATACATGGGTCTGAGTTGGTGACACCAGTGTTTAACTGTATACATAATATAGGTGGTCTGTGTTCAATGGCAGATTATCCAACGCATGGTTCAGCTGGACAGTGCAGAAACACAAGCTGTACGTCCGTTGTACGG AATATGGGCACAATGGCTGTTGCAGAAGGAAACGAAGACCAATTACAGATAGCCGTGTTACACTTTCCAGTAATGGCAGTTATTGATGCTAGTCATCAGTCATTTCAGTTGTATCGATCTGGGGTCTACGATGAACCAAAGTGCAGTTCAACAAAACTTGATCACGCGGTTCAGATCGTCGGATATGGTTCTGAAGGTGGAAAAGATTATTGGATCGTCAAAAATAGCTGGG GTGTAAACTGGGGAATGCAAGGTTACATACTAATGAGAAGAAATAAGAATAACCAATGTGGTATTGCCTCTGACGCCACCTATCCTGTATAA